The DNA region AGACCGGATTCGGAGGCAGGATCGAACTCAGAAGCGGCTCCTGGGACTTCCCCCTGGACCAGGATGCCTACCGGGGCTTCTGCAACACCGAGGGCCTGACCCGTTACCGGTCCACGCAACGCGCGTCCTGACACGAGCCGGAGCTTCATGCACCTTGCTTTTGGATTTGTGTGGGAAAGTGGATAAAGTGGATCGGTGCGAAAGCAGATATTGTTCAGGCTTTCATGACAAATGAAGGATGCGGCGGGAGCGATTCCAGTCGTGTTGTCGACAGGATCATGAAGGGGCGTCGGAAAGAAATCCGGACGCCCTGTCTTTCGTCAGCCCAGAAACACTTTCCAGTTCATGTCCAGAGCTTCGCCCAGCTTTTTGGCCATGCCCTTACCTATGGGACGGGCTCCGCGTTCCATTCCGGAGATATGCGACTTGTGCACGCCGATGACGGCGGCCAGGGCAGCCTGGGTCATCCCGCGCAAACCTCGCGCCCCGGCCAGCACCCTGCCCGGAGTGGACTCGGGGAACACCTCGTCGGCCGGAATATTGGCCTCTACCGCGTCCACGATGGCCCTGGCCACGGCATCGACGCGATCAGCGGGGATGGCGGCACTGATGACCACCAAACCGTCAGTACGGAGCGTTTTTGTGAGTTCCAACATATATGATCTCCACAAGGACAGCGATTTTGTTGCGCACCTGCCACACAACCACATAAAAAGGGTTTGATTCGATTTTTCTTCTGGAATTATTGATGAGGCCCGGGAATATACCAAAAGCGGAAAATAATCTGTGAGAAACAGCCGTGTTATGGAAAAACCAATAGAATTATGTATCCGTTGCAACACCATGCGTACGGACTCACATGCCAGCG from Desulfomicrobium apsheronum includes:
- a CDS encoding helix-turn-helix domain-containing protein, encoding MLELTKTLRTDGLVVISAAIPADRVDAVARAIVDAVEANIPADEVFPESTPGRVLAGARGLRGMTQAALAAVIGVHKSHISGMERGARPIGKGMAKKLGEALDMNWKVFLG